The proteins below come from a single Dermatophilaceae bacterium Soc4.6 genomic window:
- the pafA gene encoding Pup--protein ligase: MERRIFGIENEYGVTCTFDGQRRLTPDEVARYLFRKVVSWGRSSNVFLANGSRLYLDVGSHPEYATPECDDLREIVIHDKAGERIVEGLVEDAQQRLAEEGIAGEIYVFKNNTDSAGNSYGCHENYLVGRAGEFQKISDVLIPFLVSRQITCGAGKVVTSTSGARFCVSQRADHIWEGVSSATTRSRPIINTRDEPHADAEKYRRLHVIVGDSNMSETTTLLKVGSADLVLRMIEAGVVMRDMALENPIRAIREISHDVSGRKTVRLANGRDLSALQIQQEYYERAMGFVEREGLTAPVQKQVLDLWGRTLTAVETGDLSLVDTEIDWVIKKRLIDRYMAKHDLELSDPRILQIDLAYHDINRRRGLFYLLQKRGLAARVCTDLETFEAKGRPPQTTRAKLRGDFIRAAQEHRRDFTVDWVHLKLNDQAQRTVLCKDPFASTDVRVARLVESM; encoded by the coding sequence ATGGAGCGGCGGATCTTCGGGATCGAGAACGAGTACGGCGTCACGTGCACGTTCGACGGACAGCGCCGGCTGACGCCCGACGAGGTCGCGCGCTACCTCTTCCGCAAGGTCGTCTCGTGGGGGCGGTCGAGCAACGTCTTCCTCGCCAACGGGTCCCGGCTGTATCTCGACGTGGGGTCCCACCCGGAGTACGCCACGCCCGAGTGCGACGACCTGCGCGAGATCGTCATCCACGACAAGGCCGGCGAGCGCATCGTCGAGGGCCTCGTCGAGGACGCCCAGCAGCGGCTGGCCGAAGAGGGCATCGCGGGCGAGATCTACGTCTTCAAGAACAACACCGACTCCGCCGGCAACTCCTACGGCTGCCACGAGAACTACCTCGTGGGCCGGGCGGGCGAGTTCCAGAAGATCTCCGACGTGCTCATCCCCTTCCTGGTCAGCCGCCAGATCACCTGTGGCGCAGGGAAGGTCGTCACCAGCACCTCGGGGGCGCGATTCTGTGTGAGCCAGCGCGCCGACCACATCTGGGAGGGAGTGTCGTCGGCCACGACGCGCAGCCGTCCCATCATCAACACCCGTGACGAGCCCCACGCCGACGCGGAGAAGTACCGCCGTCTGCACGTCATCGTCGGCGACTCCAACATGTCCGAGACCACGACCCTGCTCAAGGTCGGCTCGGCCGACCTCGTGCTGCGGATGATCGAGGCAGGGGTCGTGATGCGCGACATGGCCCTCGAGAACCCCATCCGGGCGATCCGCGAGATCAGCCACGACGTGAGCGGGCGCAAAACCGTCAGGCTGGCCAACGGGCGTGACCTCTCCGCGCTGCAGATCCAGCAGGAGTACTACGAGCGGGCGATGGGGTTCGTCGAGCGGGAGGGCCTGACGGCACCGGTGCAGAAGCAGGTCCTCGACCTGTGGGGCCGCACGTTGACCGCCGTCGAGACCGGTGACCTCTCCCTGGTCGACACCGAGATCGACTGGGTGATCAAGAAGCGGCTCATCGACCGCTACATGGCCAAGCACGACCTCGAGCTGTCGGACCCACGGATCCTGCAGATCGACCTCGCCTACCACGACATCAACCGTCGGCGCGGGCTGTTCTATCTGCTGCAGAAGCGGGGCCTGGCCGCGCGGGTGTGCACCGATCTCGAGACCTTCGAGGCCAAGGGTCGGCCCCCACAGACCACCCGGGCCAAGCTGCGCGGTGACTTCATCCGCGCCGCGCAGGAGCACCGCCGAGACTTCACCGTCGACTGGGTGCACCTCAAGCTCAACGACCAGGCCCAGCGCACCGTCCTGTGCAAGGACCCCTTCGCGTCGACCGACGTGCGGGTGGCCCGCCTCGTCGAGAGCATGTGA
- a CDS encoding oxidoreductase has product MTGSKTVLVLGGTAWLGGAVARHAAAAGHEVTCLARGRSGSVPPGARLVAADRSRDSTPDPYAALPDQDWDLVVELTWQPGFAVRALTALSDRARHWVYVSSGSVYADQSVVGGGQDLPLLGALSSPMADGEVYGEAKVACEQAVAVARGADALVARSGLIAGYGDPSDRFGYWVGRCALAAEDGGPLLVPERTDRGAQVVDVEDLAAWLVHAGLAGRTGTVDAYGPRRTLEEVIAAAEWLTGFAGPRVEATDEDLRAHGVTEFMGPRSLALWMADEAWQGFATHDDHSAVAAGLVTRPLAETTAATLLWERELGLGRTGRRAGLDRDDELDLAARIRGRRRSAGLP; this is encoded by the coding sequence ATGACCGGCTCGAAGACCGTCCTCGTCCTCGGAGGCACCGCGTGGCTCGGCGGAGCCGTCGCCCGCCACGCCGCCGCCGCCGGGCACGAGGTCACCTGCCTCGCCCGTGGCCGGAGCGGCTCGGTTCCCCCCGGAGCCCGGCTCGTCGCGGCCGACCGGTCGCGCGACAGCACCCCCGACCCGTATGCCGCCCTGCCCGACCAGGACTGGGACCTCGTCGTTGAGCTGACCTGGCAGCCCGGCTTCGCCGTGCGGGCGCTCACGGCCCTGTCGGACCGCGCGCGGCACTGGGTCTACGTCTCCTCCGGGTCGGTCTACGCCGACCAGAGCGTCGTCGGTGGAGGGCAGGACCTGCCGCTGCTGGGAGCCCTGTCGTCCCCGATGGCGGACGGTGAGGTCTACGGCGAGGCGAAGGTGGCGTGCGAGCAGGCAGTGGCGGTCGCCCGGGGGGCCGATGCGCTGGTCGCCAGGTCGGGTCTGATCGCCGGCTACGGCGACCCGAGCGACCGCTTCGGCTACTGGGTGGGCCGCTGCGCGCTGGCTGCCGAGGACGGTGGGCCCCTCCTCGTGCCCGAGCGCACCGATCGAGGTGCGCAGGTGGTCGACGTCGAGGACCTGGCCGCCTGGCTGGTGCACGCGGGGCTGGCCGGACGAACCGGCACGGTCGACGCCTACGGACCTCGTCGCACGCTCGAGGAGGTGATCGCCGCCGCAGAGTGGCTGACCGGCTTCGCGGGGCCTCGGGTCGAGGCGACGGACGAGGACCTGAGGGCCCACGGAGTCACGGAGTTCATGGGGCCCCGGTCCCTGGCGCTGTGGATGGCGGACGAGGCGTGGCAGGGGTTCGCCACCCACGACGACCACTCTGCGGTCGCCGCCGGACTCGTGACCCGGCCCCTGGCGGAGACGACGGCGGCCACTCTGCTCTGGGAGCGGGAGCTCGGGCTGGGGCGCACCGGCCGCAGGGCCGGTCTCGACCGCGACGACGAGCTCGATCTGGCGGCCCGGATCCGGGGCCGCCGCCGCTCCGCCGGATTGCCGTGA
- a CDS encoding DivIVA domain-containing protein — translation MTEKAPPFRSVMRGYDPAQVDSHLGQLFAALEEARREAADRTVELSKTQTAHADLNAELDGLRRHAQTLEAAQRSAGQPSYQNLGERIGKILELADAEAADLRAMAAADADNHRASAMAAVESLRAETTRYTEEVRSKAEADAASLLEYANRRADEIIDDAERGAQTRRGEAEALYESQRAKVSAAAADFETTLAERRDKAAAEFSAQLAMHDQHLTEAKGRVETLTSESEQAHSQARTQADSLLESARAEATQLVKAARDQAERVRTESERELAAATTRRDSINSQLANVRQMLATLGGAALASQAAPAAPVAAAVPASEAQPQVEPELQPEPASTGAPVEVEQTTSMDQTTSIEQSDELGQPAAAR, via the coding sequence ATGACCGAGAAAGCTCCCCCGTTCCGCTCCGTGATGCGCGGCTACGACCCGGCCCAGGTCGACTCTCACCTGGGCCAGCTCTTCGCGGCGCTGGAGGAGGCCAGACGTGAGGCAGCTGACCGCACCGTCGAGCTCAGCAAGACCCAGACGGCTCACGCCGACCTCAACGCCGAGCTGGACGGCCTGCGTCGGCACGCCCAGACGCTCGAGGCGGCACAGCGCTCCGCCGGCCAGCCCAGCTATCAGAACCTCGGCGAGCGGATCGGCAAGATCCTCGAGCTCGCTGACGCCGAAGCCGCTGACCTGCGGGCGATGGCCGCTGCTGACGCGGACAACCACCGCGCCTCGGCGATGGCGGCCGTCGAGTCCCTCCGGGCGGAGACGACGCGCTACACGGAGGAGGTCCGCAGCAAGGCCGAGGCCGATGCGGCCAGTCTGCTGGAATACGCCAACCGCCGCGCGGACGAGATCATCGATGATGCCGAGCGGGGTGCTCAGACTCGGCGCGGGGAGGCGGAGGCACTCTACGAGAGCCAGCGGGCCAAGGTCTCCGCCGCCGCCGCCGACTTCGAGACCACGCTGGCCGAGCGCCGAGACAAGGCGGCGGCCGAGTTCTCGGCGCAGCTCGCGATGCACGACCAGCACCTGACCGAGGCCAAGGGGCGGGTGGAGACGCTCACGTCGGAGTCGGAGCAGGCGCACTCCCAGGCGCGCACCCAGGCCGACTCGCTGCTCGAGTCGGCTCGGGCCGAGGCGACCCAGCTCGTCAAGGCTGCCCGTGACCAGGCCGAGCGGGTCCGCACCGAGTCGGAGCGGGAGCTCGCGGCAGCCACCACCCGTCGGGACAGCATCAACAGCCAGCTGGCCAACGTGCGCCAGATGCTGGCCACTCTCGGCGGGGCCGCCCTGGCCTCGCAGGCCGCCCCCGCCGCACCGGTCGCCGCTGCTGTCCCAGCCTCCGAGGCCCAGCCGCAGGTCGAGCCCGAGCTCCAGCCGGAGCCCGCTTCGACCGGTGCACCGGTCGAGGTCGAGCAGACCACCTCGATGGATCAGACCACCTCGATCGAGCAGTCCGACGAGCTGGGGCAGCCGGCTGCAGCTCGCTGA
- the prcA gene encoding proteasome subunit alpha, protein MSMPFYVSPEQLMKDKADYARKGISRGRSVVVLAYDKGIAFVAENPQSLRKISEIYDRIAFAAVGMYYEFENLRVAGIRYADLRGYSYDRSDVSARGLANAYAQTLGTVFTQEPKPYEIEIVVAEVGKDEDHDQMYRLTYDGSVADQHGFVVMGGTIAQSEQLLKDRWTKGLTLGGALSLAVDALALDPAGGPARTLPADQLEVAVLDRERPRRTFRRLGGQLLNDLLNSDSPVHDAPSVDGPPGHHGLLTGEGGPSPETPGTDQPSNPQGREDDGRV, encoded by the coding sequence ATGAGCATGCCGTTCTACGTCTCACCCGAGCAGCTGATGAAGGACAAGGCCGACTATGCCCGCAAGGGCATCTCGCGCGGCCGCTCGGTCGTGGTGCTGGCCTACGACAAGGGGATCGCCTTCGTCGCGGAGAACCCTCAGAGCCTGCGCAAGATCTCCGAGATCTACGACCGGATCGCCTTCGCCGCCGTGGGCATGTACTACGAGTTCGAGAACCTCCGGGTGGCCGGCATCCGCTACGCGGACCTGCGCGGCTACTCCTACGACCGCTCGGACGTGAGTGCTCGTGGTCTGGCCAACGCGTACGCCCAGACCCTCGGCACGGTCTTCACCCAGGAGCCGAAGCCCTACGAGATCGAGATCGTCGTCGCCGAGGTGGGCAAGGACGAGGACCACGACCAGATGTACCGCCTCACCTACGACGGGTCGGTCGCCGACCAGCACGGGTTCGTCGTCATGGGTGGCACCATCGCCCAGTCCGAGCAGCTGCTCAAGGACCGCTGGACCAAGGGCCTGACCCTCGGGGGTGCGCTGTCGCTGGCCGTCGACGCGCTGGCGCTCGACCCGGCCGGAGGTCCGGCCCGCACCCTGCCCGCCGACCAGCTCGAGGTGGCCGTGCTCGACCGTGAGCGCCCTCGTCGCACGTTCCGTCGCCTCGGCGGTCAGCTGCTGAACGACCTGCTCAACAGTGACAGCCCGGTGCACGACGCCCCGTCCGTCGACGGCCCTCCCGGGCACCACGGCCTTCTCACCGGGGAGGGCGGTCCGTCACCCGAGACCCCCGGCACAGACCAGCCGTCGAACCCGCAGGGACGCGAGGACGACGGCCGGGTCTGA
- the prcB gene encoding proteasome subunit beta, with translation MSDGLTSGRLHHAFTTPGSSSFTEFVGRMSPQLLPGGRPLPVGASIDAPHGTTIVSVEFAGGVLMAGDRRATMGNLIANRDMEKVFAADEYSVVGIAGTAGLAIELVKLYQVELEHYEKIEGTLMSVEGKANRLATMIRGNLAMAMQGLAVVPLFAGYDDRDRAGRIYSYDVTGGCYREHDHHSVGSGSLFARGALKKLWRPGMAQADAVRIAIEALYDAADDDSATGGPDLGRRIWPTLAVVDVDGARFLDDGTLGQVAQQIVTDRRDNPGGAR, from the coding sequence GTGAGCGACGGACTGACCTCGGGCCGCCTGCACCACGCCTTCACGACGCCGGGGTCGTCGTCCTTCACCGAGTTCGTCGGCCGGATGTCGCCGCAGCTGCTGCCCGGTGGGCGCCCGCTTCCGGTCGGTGCGTCCATCGACGCTCCGCACGGCACGACCATCGTGTCGGTGGAGTTCGCCGGCGGGGTGCTGATGGCCGGTGACCGCCGCGCGACGATGGGCAACCTCATCGCCAACCGCGACATGGAGAAGGTCTTCGCCGCCGACGAGTACTCCGTCGTCGGCATCGCCGGCACGGCCGGGCTCGCCATCGAGCTGGTCAAGCTCTACCAGGTCGAGCTCGAGCACTACGAGAAGATCGAGGGCACCCTGATGTCCGTCGAGGGCAAGGCCAACCGTCTGGCCACGATGATCAGGGGCAACCTCGCGATGGCGATGCAGGGGCTGGCGGTGGTGCCGCTCTTTGCGGGCTACGACGACCGCGACCGGGCGGGCCGCATCTACTCCTACGACGTCACCGGCGGCTGCTACCGCGAGCACGACCACCACAGCGTCGGATCCGGCTCGCTCTTCGCTCGCGGCGCCCTCAAGAAGCTGTGGCGCCCGGGTATGGCCCAGGCCGACGCCGTGCGCATCGCCATCGAGGCGCTCTACGACGCTGCCGACGACGACTCGGCGACCGGAGGCCCCGACCTCGGGCGGCGAATCTGGCCGACCCTGGCCGTGGTCGACGTCGACGGAGCCCGGTTCCTCGACGACGGGACCCTGGGTCAGGTGGCGCAGCAGATCGTGACCGACCGCCGTGACAACCCGGGAGGTGCGCGATGA
- a CDS encoding ubiquitin-like protein Pup: MPSQEQSRPQRREDGTDDGPEPTAASPEVSARKEALDDDIDSLLDEIDGVLESNAEEFVKGFVQKGGQ; this comes from the coding sequence ATGCCCAGCCAGGAGCAGAGCCGGCCACAGCGGCGCGAGGACGGGACCGACGACGGCCCGGAGCCCACCGCCGCCTCGCCCGAGGTCTCCGCCCGCAAGGAGGCGCTCGACGACGACATCGACAGCCTGCTCGACGAGATCGACGGGGTGCTGGAGTCCAACGCCGAGGAGTTCGTGAAGGGCTTCGTGCAGAAGGGCGGCCAGTGA
- the dop gene encoding depupylase/deamidase Dop: MTVRRVMGIETEYGISVAGDPTANAMIASGQVVNAYASSHGVRSGRAGWDYADEAPLRDARGFEMGRGVADPSQLTDIEDPTLANVVLTNGARLYVDHAHPEYSSPEVTTPRGIVTWDRAGEMVMLESVRRLAATPGLAAVNLYKNNTDGKGASYGTHENYLMRRETPFAEVVKHLIPFFVARQAVCGSGRVGIGQDSRTAGFQLSQRADFFEVEVGLETTLKRPIINTRDEPHAVAELYRRLHVIIGDANHCDVANVLKTGMTSLVLAMVEDGCVGLDLTMVKPVATLHAISHDPTLRATATLRDGRTLTAVQVLWEYFGAAQSYLRDRGHDPLEDPDTEEVMTLWEQVLTKLETDPSSCGAELDWVAKLNLLESYRDRDGLAWTDPRLRAIDIQWSDVRPEKGLFHRLRERGRVTTLVDAAAVARAVTEPPEDTRAWFRGKCLEKFAPQIAAASWDSVIFDVPGRHALQRVPMLEPLRGTKAHVGEIMDRSPDVTTLLRELDAAAG; the protein is encoded by the coding sequence ATGACGGTGCGTCGAGTGATGGGGATCGAGACGGAGTACGGCATCTCGGTGGCGGGAGACCCGACAGCCAACGCGATGATCGCGTCGGGGCAGGTCGTCAACGCCTACGCCAGCTCGCACGGCGTGCGCTCCGGCCGGGCCGGCTGGGACTACGCCGACGAGGCCCCGCTGCGCGACGCCCGCGGTTTCGAGATGGGGCGCGGGGTGGCCGACCCGAGCCAGCTGACGGACATCGAGGACCCGACGCTCGCCAACGTGGTGCTCACCAACGGCGCACGGCTCTATGTCGACCACGCGCACCCGGAGTACTCCTCGCCCGAGGTCACCACCCCCCGCGGGATCGTCACGTGGGACCGCGCCGGCGAGATGGTCATGCTCGAGTCCGTACGACGCCTCGCGGCGACCCCGGGGCTGGCGGCGGTCAACCTGTACAAGAACAACACCGACGGCAAGGGCGCGTCCTACGGCACCCACGAGAACTACCTCATGCGTCGCGAGACCCCGTTCGCCGAGGTGGTCAAGCACCTGATCCCCTTCTTCGTCGCGCGGCAGGCGGTCTGCGGGTCGGGCCGGGTCGGCATCGGCCAGGACTCCCGCACGGCCGGCTTCCAGCTGAGCCAGCGGGCCGACTTCTTCGAGGTCGAGGTGGGTCTCGAGACGACGCTCAAGCGGCCCATCATCAACACGCGCGACGAGCCCCACGCCGTGGCCGAGCTCTATCGGCGGCTGCACGTGATCATCGGCGACGCCAACCACTGCGACGTCGCCAACGTCCTGAAGACAGGGATGACCTCGCTCGTGCTGGCCATGGTCGAGGACGGCTGCGTCGGGCTCGACCTCACGATGGTCAAGCCGGTCGCGACCCTGCACGCGATCTCCCACGACCCCACCCTGCGCGCGACCGCGACCCTGCGTGACGGCCGCACGCTGACGGCGGTGCAGGTCCTCTGGGAGTACTTCGGGGCGGCCCAGTCCTACCTGCGCGACCGAGGCCACGACCCGCTCGAGGATCCCGACACCGAGGAGGTCATGACGCTGTGGGAGCAGGTCCTGACCAAGCTCGAGACCGACCCGTCGTCCTGCGGGGCAGAGCTCGACTGGGTGGCCAAGCTCAACCTGCTCGAGAGCTACCGGGACCGCGACGGGCTGGCGTGGACGGATCCGCGGCTGCGGGCCATCGACATCCAGTGGAGCGACGTGCGCCCCGAGAAGGGGCTGTTCCACCGGCTCCGGGAGCGGGGGCGGGTGACCACCCTGGTCGACGCGGCTGCCGTGGCCCGAGCGGTGACCGAGCCACCGGAGGACACCCGAGCCTGGTTCCGCGGCAAGTGCCTCGAGAAGTTCGCCCCCCAGATCGCCGCCGCCTCGTGGGACTCCGTCATCTTCGACGTGCCCGGTCGTCATGCCCTGCAACGGGTGCCCATGCTGGAGCCCTTGCGCGGGACCAAGGCCCACGTGGGAGAGATCATGGACCGCTCCCCGGACGTGACCACGTTGTTGCGTGAGTTGGACGCCGCCGCCGGTTAG
- a CDS encoding alpha/beta hydrolase — MSPSTSPLSVLPWRTRLFAALYDRTGALDVDGMDLDQIRAARGRVAPMVPPATWVTGAMPKGVRVTSSQLAARDGQSIPLRVYRPGHGAGPLPVIVFFHGGGWVLGNVRGYDALCGFLADSVEALVVSVDYRMAPEFVAPQAAYDCVDAVRWTASGVAALGGDPSRIAVSGDSAGGNLAAIVCQVVRDEGGPTISHQALLYPGVDGTQSFPSMLENAQAPILTKRQVDSFLATYTATSELPLDHPLISPLWADDLTGLPPALVQTAQLDPLRDEGIAYAAALTAAGVPVRATTYVGAPHGFHSFPGATLVGPQARSELAAELRARLLVGDRATTGH, encoded by the coding sequence ATGTCACCGTCGACCAGCCCCCTCAGCGTCCTCCCCTGGCGCACCCGCCTCTTCGCCGCCCTCTACGACCGCACCGGAGCGCTCGACGTCGACGGCATGGACCTCGACCAGATCCGGGCCGCCCGGGGCCGGGTGGCCCCGATGGTGCCGCCGGCCACCTGGGTGACCGGGGCGATGCCCAAGGGGGTGCGGGTCACGTCCTCCCAGCTGGCCGCCCGAGACGGGCAGAGCATCCCGCTGCGGGTCTATCGTCCGGGTCACGGCGCTGGTCCGCTGCCCGTCATCGTCTTCTTCCACGGAGGCGGCTGGGTGCTGGGCAACGTGCGCGGGTACGACGCCCTCTGTGGCTTCCTCGCCGACTCCGTCGAGGCCCTCGTCGTCAGCGTCGACTACCGCATGGCGCCGGAGTTCGTCGCGCCGCAGGCCGCCTACGACTGCGTCGACGCCGTGCGCTGGACCGCGTCGGGGGTCGCCGCCCTCGGCGGTGATCCCAGCCGGATCGCCGTCAGCGGCGACTCCGCCGGGGGCAACCTCGCGGCCATCGTCTGCCAGGTCGTGCGTGACGAGGGCGGCCCCACCATCTCGCACCAGGCGCTGCTCTACCCCGGCGTCGACGGCACCCAGAGCTTCCCCTCGATGCTGGAGAACGCCCAGGCCCCCATCCTCACCAAGCGCCAGGTCGACTCCTTCCTCGCGACCTACACCGCCACGAGCGAGCTGCCACTCGACCACCCGCTGATCTCACCCCTGTGGGCCGACGACCTCACCGGCCTGCCCCCTGCCCTGGTGCAGACGGCTCAGCTCGACCCGCTGCGCGACGAGGGCATCGCGTATGCCGCGGCGCTGACCGCGGCGGGGGTCCCGGTGCGGGCCACCACCTATGTCGGGGCGCCGCACGGGTTCCACAGCTTCCCCGGGGCGACGCTCGTGGGGCCTCAGGCCCGCTCCGAGCTCGCCGCCGAGCTCCGGGCCCGCCTCCTGGTGGGAGACCGGGCGACCACCGGGCACTGA
- a CDS encoding ribose-phosphate pyrophosphokinase: MHEVVVFSGNAHPALADRICEHLGVTRSPVDIKRFSNDCLQAQLLENCRQQDVYIVQPLVPPTQEHLMELLLMIDAARGASAAQITVVMPHYAYARSDKKDAPRISIGGRLVADLLVTAGVDRVLTMALHAPQVHGFFSVPVDHLTAIGVLADHYRGADLSDTVVVSPDLGNAKTATQFARLLGLPVAAGSKQRLADDKVVIDAIVGDVSGKRAIVLDDEIATGGSIIELLERLKDEGCTEASVACTHGLFAGKAVERLRDHPMITEVVTTDTVPPPTGWPQLRIRSTAELFAEAIQRIHLGKSVSSLFEGVDPTHAPPQPRLPF, encoded by the coding sequence GTGCACGAGGTCGTCGTCTTCTCCGGAAACGCCCACCCGGCCCTCGCAGACCGGATCTGCGAGCACCTGGGGGTGACCCGGTCCCCGGTCGACATCAAGCGCTTCAGCAACGACTGCCTGCAGGCGCAGCTACTCGAGAACTGTCGCCAGCAGGACGTCTACATCGTGCAGCCCCTGGTGCCGCCCACGCAGGAGCACCTCATGGAGCTCCTGCTGATGATCGACGCCGCCCGCGGTGCGTCGGCGGCCCAGATCACCGTCGTGATGCCGCACTACGCCTACGCTCGATCCGACAAGAAGGACGCCCCCCGCATCTCGATCGGCGGTCGGCTGGTGGCCGACCTGCTCGTGACCGCTGGCGTCGACCGGGTGCTCACGATGGCGCTGCACGCACCTCAGGTGCACGGCTTCTTCTCGGTGCCGGTCGACCACCTCACGGCCATCGGCGTGCTCGCCGACCACTACCGGGGCGCCGACCTCAGCGACACGGTCGTCGTCTCCCCCGACCTCGGCAACGCCAAGACGGCAACGCAGTTCGCTCGCCTGCTGGGGCTCCCGGTCGCTGCCGGCAGCAAGCAGCGGCTGGCCGACGACAAGGTCGTGATCGACGCGATCGTCGGTGACGTCTCGGGCAAGCGGGCCATCGTGCTCGACGACGAGATCGCCACCGGCGGCTCGATCATCGAGCTGCTCGAGCGACTCAAGGACGAGGGGTGCACCGAGGCGTCGGTCGCCTGCACCCACGGCCTGTTCGCCGGCAAGGCGGTGGAGCGACTGCGAGACCACCCGATGATCACCGAGGTCGTGACGACCGACACCGTGCCTCCACCGACCGGCTGGCCTCAGCTGCGCATCCGCTCCACGGCCGAGCTCTTCGCCGAGGCCATCCAGCGCATCCACCTGGGCAAGTCGGTCTCGTCGCTCTTCGAGGGCGTCGACCCCACCCACGCCCCACCCCAGCCGAGGTTGCCCTTCTGA
- a CDS encoding DUF3054 domain-containing protein — protein MSMVSTGRSVTPVAAAALDAVIVLVFAAIGRASHDEGSAVVGVLVVAWPFLVGAAAGWALWRWRSGRWPVDVRPGLVVWAGTLVGGILLRVVTGAGTAFSFVVVAALFLALGLLGWRALLPRVLPRR, from the coding sequence ATGTCCATGGTCTCCACCGGCCGCAGCGTCACCCCCGTCGCGGCTGCCGCCCTCGACGCGGTGATCGTCCTCGTCTTCGCCGCCATCGGCCGGGCCAGCCACGACGAGGGCAGTGCGGTGGTGGGGGTGCTGGTCGTCGCGTGGCCCTTCCTCGTCGGCGCTGCGGCGGGATGGGCGCTCTGGCGCTGGCGCTCGGGTCGGTGGCCGGTCGACGTGCGGCCGGGGCTGGTGGTCTGGGCGGGGACCCTCGTCGGGGGCATACTCCTGCGCGTCGTGACCGGGGCGGGCACGGCCTTCTCGTTCGTGGTCGTCGCCGCGCTCTTCCTCGCGCTGGGCCTCCTGGGCTGGCGGGCGCTGCTCCCGCGAGTGCTTCCCCGGCGCTGA